The following proteins are co-located in the Alcaligenes faecalis genome:
- a CDS encoding class I SAM-dependent methyltransferase, which yields MSKVEQQNRQSWNAATLAHNSHKGDQAQFFRRGGSTLFPEELELLGELKGHSLLHLQCNCGQDSLSLAMRGALVTGVDIADEAISFATALSRDTGIPAAFHREEVVQWLRQAASQGLQYDIVFSSYGVLCWLPDLKAWAQGVASVLKPGGRLVLVEFHPFALCFDEHWALKYDYFNNQPMVFPEGVGDYVAESGEGLLLSGKTEGVQEFENPHPSVEFGWGLAKLVGVLLEAGLRLRKLEEYPYSNGWKGFKQMHEGPGRRMYAPDGQACIPLMYGLEASRD from the coding sequence ATGAGTAAAGTTGAGCAACAAAATCGCCAGTCCTGGAATGCGGCAACACTGGCTCACAATAGCCATAAAGGGGATCAGGCTCAGTTTTTTCGCCGTGGTGGTTCTACCTTGTTTCCAGAGGAGCTGGAGCTGCTCGGTGAGCTCAAGGGGCACTCCCTGCTGCATTTGCAGTGCAATTGCGGGCAGGATAGCTTGAGTTTGGCCATGCGTGGGGCACTTGTGACTGGGGTTGATATCGCGGATGAGGCGATTTCCTTTGCGACGGCTCTGTCTCGGGATACGGGTATTCCGGCCGCGTTTCATCGGGAAGAGGTGGTGCAGTGGTTGAGGCAGGCTGCCAGTCAGGGCCTGCAATACGATATTGTATTCAGTAGCTATGGTGTCTTGTGTTGGTTGCCGGATTTAAAAGCGTGGGCGCAGGGCGTCGCGTCTGTTTTGAAACCTGGGGGGCGTTTGGTGCTGGTGGAGTTCCACCCCTTTGCGCTTTGTTTTGATGAGCACTGGGCGTTGAAATACGATTATTTCAATAACCAGCCTATGGTGTTCCCGGAAGGGGTGGGTGATTACGTGGCGGAATCAGGCGAAGGGTTGCTGCTTTCAGGCAAAACTGAAGGTGTGCAGGAGTTTGAGAACCCGCACCCCAGTGTGGAGTTTGGTTGGGGCCTGGCTAAACTTGTTGGTGTCTTGCTGGAGGCCGGTTTGCGTTTGCGAAAATTGGAAGAATATCCTTATTCCAATGGCTGGAAGGGTTTTAAGCAGATGCATGAGGGCCCGGGGCGGCGAATGTATGCGCCCGACGGCCAGGCTTGCATCCCTTTGATGTACGGTCTTGAGGCCAGTCGGGACTGA
- the trmD gene encoding tRNA (guanosine(37)-N1)-methyltransferase TrmD — MRFDALTLFPDMFDVVSEAGVTGRAHKQGIWQMRTWNPRDYTTDVHRTVDDRPYGGGPGMVMLAEPLNDALDQALADRSDSPEVILLSPTGRRFDQTVAQELAQGPGAVLVCGRYEGIDQRFIDARITQELSLGDFVLSGGEIASLAIIDSVIRLLPGVLNDADSARQDSFHADNSGLLDSPHYTRPEIYRDQAVPEVLMSGHHGRIQAWRREQSLRLTALRRPELIEQARHRGELSKADERFLASLDDGGVP, encoded by the coding sequence ATGCGATTTGATGCCCTGACCCTGTTTCCGGACATGTTTGATGTGGTCAGCGAGGCTGGTGTTACTGGCCGTGCGCACAAACAGGGCATCTGGCAGATGCGGACCTGGAATCCGCGCGACTACACCACCGATGTACACCGTACCGTAGACGATCGTCCTTATGGCGGCGGCCCTGGCATGGTAATGCTGGCTGAGCCCTTGAATGATGCCCTGGATCAGGCTTTGGCTGATCGTAGCGATAGTCCGGAAGTGATTTTGCTGAGTCCTACAGGGCGACGTTTTGATCAGACGGTGGCTCAAGAACTGGCTCAAGGCCCTGGTGCGGTTCTGGTTTGCGGTCGCTATGAGGGTATCGATCAACGCTTTATTGATGCGCGTATCACTCAGGAACTGTCTTTGGGTGACTTTGTGCTGTCTGGCGGTGAAATAGCATCACTGGCGATTATTGATAGCGTGATTCGGCTCTTGCCCGGCGTGCTGAATGATGCTGATTCAGCTCGTCAGGACTCTTTTCATGCTGACAATAGCGGCTTGCTGGATAGTCCTCATTACACCCGTCCCGAGATATACCGTGATCAGGCGGTGCCTGAGGTTTTGATGTCCGGTCATCATGGCCGCATTCAGGCATGGCGGCGTGAGCAGTCTTTGCGTTTGACCGCTTTGCGGCGCCCGGAGTTGATCGAACAGGCCCGTCATCGGGGTGAGCTGAGCAAGGCAGATGAGCGTTTCCTGGCCTCGCTGGATGACGGGGGCGTGCCATAA
- the rimM gene encoding ribosome maturation factor RimM (Essential for efficient processing of 16S rRNA), which translates to MKQPAIPADLVELGRIVSAYGVRGWVKIQPHSMQTKALLNAKTWWLKTPRPESQAGVFASTSPRQIQAAKQHGATIVAQFEGLDNRELAQALKGHTVWVSRAAFPKADEDEFYWVDLIGCRFFGEQDGQPESLGKVVEVLDNGAHSILVVHRGSWDVEGVFTPVKDEQGRPLEELVPFVQAIVHTVDMSARELHSHWAI; encoded by the coding sequence GTGAAGCAACCCGCGATTCCTGCTGACCTTGTTGAGCTCGGTCGTATTGTTTCCGCTTATGGTGTGCGTGGTTGGGTCAAAATCCAGCCGCACTCCATGCAGACCAAGGCGCTGCTGAATGCAAAAACGTGGTGGTTAAAAACGCCCCGGCCTGAATCTCAGGCGGGCGTTTTTGCGTCTACGTCACCCAGACAAATACAAGCCGCAAAGCAGCATGGTGCAACCATCGTGGCGCAGTTTGAAGGTCTGGATAATCGAGAGCTGGCTCAAGCTCTCAAGGGGCATACCGTTTGGGTATCCCGTGCCGCTTTTCCTAAAGCGGACGAAGATGAATTTTATTGGGTCGATCTGATCGGTTGTCGCTTCTTTGGCGAGCAAGACGGCCAGCCTGAAAGCTTGGGCAAAGTGGTGGAAGTACTGGATAACGGTGCCCATTCCATTTTGGTCGTGCATCGTGGTTCCTGGGATGTCGAAGGTGTCTTTACGCCTGTAAAAGACGAGCAGGGCAGGCCGCTGGAAGAGCTGGTTCCCTTTGTGCAAGCCATTGTGCATACGGTGGATATGTCCGCCCGCGAACTGCACAGCCACTGGGCGATTTGA
- the rpsP gene encoding 30S ribosomal protein S16 — protein MVVIRLARGGSKKRPFYNVVAAEASQRRDGRFIERLGFYNPVAGEGHENLRLQMDRVKHFTDNGAQVSPAVARLLKEYSAKVASAA, from the coding sequence ATGGTGGTAATTCGCTTGGCCCGTGGTGGCTCCAAAAAGCGTCCTTTTTACAACGTAGTAGCCGCCGAGGCGAGCCAACGCCGTGATGGTCGCTTCATCGAACGTCTGGGTTTTTACAACCCCGTCGCTGGCGAAGGTCATGAAAACCTGCGTCTGCAAATGGATCGCGTTAAGCACTTCACCGACAACGGTGCACAGGTTTCGCCTGCTGTGGCTCGCCTGTTGAAAGAATACTCGGCTAAGGTTGCTTCGGCTGCCTAA
- a CDS encoding sulfurtransferase TusA family protein → MTMPETGALPSSDLQVDASGLKCPLPILRAKKALAQLESGQVLKVITTDQHAIQDFQAFCRQTGNELLAQHQQAEKTLHFLRRR, encoded by the coding sequence ATGACGATGCCCGAGACCGGCGCTTTGCCCAGCAGCGACCTGCAGGTAGATGCAAGCGGGCTGAAATGCCCCTTGCCCATCTTGCGTGCCAAGAAAGCCTTGGCGCAGTTGGAGTCCGGGCAAGTGTTGAAGGTCATCACGACCGATCAGCACGCCATTCAAGATTTTCAGGCTTTTTGTCGCCAAACTGGCAACGAACTGTTGGCTCAACACCAGCAAGCCGAAAAAACTCTGCATTTTTTACGCCGTCGTTAA
- a CDS encoding valine--tRNA ligase produces the protein MTNSSATTSDEQLSKSFEPQEIETRWYARWEQADLFKGGQHVQPLGDHQSEPFVIQSPPPNVTGTLHMGHAFNQTIMDGLTRYHRMKGDDTVYIPGTDHAGIATQIIVERQLDAQNISRHDLGREKFLEKVWEWKEKSGNTITGQFRRLGASCDWSREYFTMDDNLSRGVLETFVRLYEQGLIYRGKRLVNWDPVLGTAVSDLEVVSEEEDGHLWEIRYPLTTPQGGLTHLTVATTRPETMLGDVALMVHPEDERYIGLIGQTVTLPLVGRSIPIIADDYVDPAFGTGVVKVTPAHDFNDYAVGQRHGLEMISILTLDAHIADTAPEAYQGLERFAARKQIVADLEAQGLLKAVKPHKLMVPRGDRTNTVIEPMLTDQWFVAMSKPAPEDSLHPGKSITQVALDVVADGRVRFYPDNWSNTYNQWLNNIQDWCISRQLWWGHQIPAWYAEDGSLFVAHSEEDALEQARAAGVTGPLRRDEDVLDTWFSSALVPFTDLGWPEETPDLARYLPSSVLVTGFDIIFFWVARMVMMSMHLTGRVPFNTVYVHGLVCDMEGKKMSKSKGNTIDPVDLIDGIDLESLVHKRTFGLMNPKQAQGITKRTKKDYPDGIPAFGTDALRFTMAAYATLGRNINFDMKRCEGYRNFCNKLWNATRFVLMNTEGHELHTDAPAELSFADRWIISLLQGLEQDAERGFADYRFDNVANAIYHFVWDEYCDWYLELAKTQIQNGTPEQQLGTRRTLIRVLEVVLRVAHPIIPFITEELWQKVSVVAGKRAANETASISVQPYPIANPAAIDEQAQAQATELKAQVDAIRALRGEMNISPAQRVPLVAQGNAETLKANSPYLAALGKLESVEIVDQLPTDAGAPVQVIGTTQLMLHVEIDVEAERIRLSKEIERLQGEISKAETKLGNASFVERAPAAVVEQERQRVIQFGETLAKVQQQFARLN, from the coding sequence ATGACCAACTCATCCGCAACGACCTCCGACGAGCAATTATCCAAGAGCTTTGAACCCCAGGAAATCGAAACGCGCTGGTACGCGCGCTGGGAGCAAGCCGACCTTTTCAAGGGGGGCCAACACGTCCAGCCCTTGGGTGATCACCAGTCCGAACCCTTTGTGATCCAGTCCCCACCGCCAAACGTCACCGGGACTTTGCACATGGGCCACGCCTTTAATCAGACCATCATGGATGGCCTGACGCGCTACCACCGCATGAAAGGCGACGATACGGTCTACATTCCCGGCACCGACCACGCCGGGATTGCCACCCAGATCATTGTGGAACGCCAGCTTGATGCCCAGAACATCAGCCGCCACGACCTGGGCCGCGAGAAATTCCTGGAAAAAGTCTGGGAGTGGAAAGAGAAGTCGGGCAATACCATTACCGGCCAGTTCCGTCGCCTGGGCGCATCCTGTGACTGGAGCCGCGAATATTTCACCATGGACGACAATCTGTCTCGTGGTGTGCTGGAAACTTTTGTCCGCCTGTACGAGCAAGGCCTGATTTACCGCGGCAAGCGCCTGGTGAACTGGGACCCCGTGCTGGGCACCGCCGTATCCGATCTGGAAGTGGTCAGCGAGGAAGAAGACGGCCATCTGTGGGAAATCCGTTACCCGCTGACCACACCTCAAGGCGGTCTGACCCACCTGACGGTGGCCACCACCCGTCCGGAAACCATGCTGGGCGACGTTGCCCTGATGGTACATCCCGAAGACGAACGCTATATCGGCTTGATCGGTCAAACCGTGACCCTGCCCCTGGTAGGCCGCTCCATCCCGATCATTGCAGACGACTACGTAGACCCGGCCTTTGGTACCGGCGTAGTGAAGGTAACTCCGGCCCACGACTTCAATGACTACGCCGTTGGCCAACGCCACGGCCTGGAAATGATCAGCATCCTGACGCTGGATGCCCATATTGCCGACACCGCTCCCGAAGCCTACCAAGGCCTGGAGCGCTTTGCTGCGCGCAAGCAAATCGTGGCCGACCTGGAAGCCCAGGGCCTGCTTAAAGCGGTCAAACCCCACAAGCTGATGGTGCCACGCGGCGACCGTACCAATACGGTCATCGAACCCATGCTGACCGACCAGTGGTTTGTGGCCATGAGCAAGCCTGCTCCGGAAGATTCTCTGCACCCTGGCAAAAGCATCACCCAGGTTGCCCTGGACGTGGTGGCCGATGGCCGTGTGCGCTTCTACCCTGACAACTGGTCCAATACCTACAACCAGTGGCTGAACAATATTCAGGATTGGTGTATTTCCCGTCAACTGTGGTGGGGTCACCAGATTCCCGCCTGGTACGCCGAAGACGGCAGCCTGTTTGTCGCCCACTCCGAAGAGGACGCCCTGGAACAAGCCCGCGCCGCTGGCGTGACCGGCCCACTGCGCCGTGACGAGGACGTGCTGGACACCTGGTTCTCCTCCGCCCTGGTGCCCTTCACCGATCTGGGCTGGCCTGAAGAAACCCCGGATCTGGCCCGTTACCTGCCCTCCAGCGTGCTGGTCACAGGTTTCGACATTATTTTCTTCTGGGTGGCCCGCATGGTCATGATGAGCATGCACCTGACCGGCCGCGTTCCGTTCAACACCGTCTATGTTCACGGGCTGGTGTGCGATATGGAAGGCAAGAAAATGAGCAAATCCAAGGGCAATACCATTGACCCGGTGGATTTGATCGACGGCATCGATCTGGAAAGTCTGGTACACAAGCGCACCTTTGGCCTGATGAACCCCAAGCAGGCGCAAGGCATCACCAAACGCACCAAGAAAGATTATCCCGACGGCATCCCCGCCTTCGGTACGGACGCACTGCGCTTTACCATGGCCGCCTACGCCACACTGGGCCGCAACATCAACTTCGACATGAAGCGTTGCGAAGGCTACCGCAACTTCTGCAACAAGCTGTGGAACGCCACCCGCTTTGTGCTGATGAACACCGAAGGTCATGAACTGCACACCGACGCGCCCGCCGAACTGAGCTTTGCGGATCGCTGGATCATCAGCCTGTTGCAAGGCCTCGAACAGGATGCCGAGCGCGGTTTTGCCGACTACCGTTTCGACAACGTTGCCAATGCCATCTACCATTTTGTGTGGGACGAGTACTGCGACTGGTACCTGGAACTGGCCAAGACCCAGATCCAGAACGGCACGCCCGAGCAGCAACTGGGCACCCGTCGCACCCTGATCCGTGTGCTGGAAGTAGTGCTGCGCGTTGCGCACCCCATCATCCCGTTCATTACGGAAGAGCTGTGGCAGAAAGTTTCGGTGGTAGCCGGCAAACGTGCCGCCAATGAAACTGCCAGCATTTCGGTCCAGCCCTACCCTATCGCCAACCCGGCTGCCATTGACGAACAAGCCCAGGCCCAGGCTACAGAACTGAAAGCCCAAGTGGACGCCATCCGTGCCCTGCGCGGCGAAATGAACATTTCCCCCGCTCAGCGCGTACCGCTGGTTGCCCAAGGCAATGCCGAAACCCTAAAAGCCAACAGCCCGTATCTGGCTGCGTTGGGCAAGCTGGAAAGCGTGGAAATTGTCGATCAGTTGCCTACCGATGCAGGCGCACCGGTACAAGTGATCGGCACCACGCAACTGATGCTGCACGTAGAGATTGACGTGGAAGCGGAGCGTATCCGCCTGTCCAAGGAAATTGAACGCCTGCAAGGCGAAATCAGCAAGGCCGAAACCAAACTGGGCAACGCCAGTTTTGTGGAACGTGCCCCAGCCGCCGTAGTGGAACAGGAACGACAGCGCGTCATTCAGTTTGGCGAAACCCTGGCTAAAGTCCAGCAGCAATTTGCTCGCTTGAACTAA